One window from the genome of Variovorax sp. PAMC26660 encodes:
- a CDS encoding LysE family translocator — MNWQEFTALLVLATAMSFSPGPNTTLSTALAANGGLPRAMRFVVAVPVGWTLLLVLCAAGLGALVVAVPPLRLAIKALGIGYLLWLAYKLSGSATLGRADGANLSVGFGQGVMLQFVNIKAWLLALTLVAGWIAGQPDALGRFAIVAPVMLFYAFVSNFTYALVGALLREWLAKGTRLLWFNRAMAAVLVLTAWWMLGV, encoded by the coding sequence ATGAACTGGCAAGAATTCACCGCGCTGCTGGTGCTGGCCACGGCGATGAGTTTTTCGCCCGGTCCCAACACCACGCTCTCCACCGCCCTCGCGGCCAACGGCGGCCTGCCGCGCGCGATGCGCTTCGTGGTCGCGGTGCCCGTCGGCTGGACGCTGCTGCTGGTGTTGTGCGCCGCCGGACTCGGCGCGCTGGTGGTGGCGGTGCCGCCGCTGCGCCTGGCCATCAAGGCCCTGGGCATCGGCTACCTGCTGTGGCTGGCCTACAAGCTCAGCGGCAGCGCCACGCTGGGCCGCGCCGACGGCGCCAACCTCAGTGTCGGCTTCGGCCAGGGCGTGATGCTGCAGTTCGTCAACATCAAGGCTTGGCTGCTCGCGCTCACGCTGGTGGCCGGCTGGATCGCGGGGCAGCCCGATGCGCTGGGCCGCTTTGCCATCGTGGCGCCGGTGATGCTGTTCTATGCCTTCGTCAGCAACTTCACCTATGCGCTGGTCGGCGCGCTGTTGCGCGAATGGCTGGCCAAGGGCACGCGGCTGCTGTGGTTCAACCGCGCAATGGCCGCCGTGCTGGTGCTCACGGCCTGGTGGATGCTGGGCGTATGA
- a CDS encoding DMT family transporter, with translation MSNKLNIKDETLGMWLGVIGVALFAITLPMTRLATGTQAAPQLSPWFVTLGRAALAGVLSAIFLLVTRSPRPASHQWKPLGMAVLGNVVGYPLLLGYALRVVTASHAAVVTALLPLVTAAVAAWVLHQRARLGFWLCAIAGSLLVVVFSVLRASQSGHGFGFEWADLLLVGAVVAASVGYIYGAQVTPSLGAERVICWVCVMALPVTLPATLAMWPQQPIAPSAWVGFVYVGMFSMWIGFFAWYRGLALGGALRVSQTQLLQPFLSILASIPLLGEPLDVVTLGFAIAVVGTVLIGKKLSQPQAVPASAAAPRAGVVGQGRS, from the coding sequence ATGAGCAACAAACTCAACATCAAGGACGAAACGCTGGGCATGTGGCTCGGGGTGATCGGCGTCGCGCTGTTCGCCATCACGCTGCCGATGACGCGGCTGGCCACCGGCACGCAGGCCGCGCCGCAGTTGTCGCCATGGTTCGTCACGCTGGGGCGCGCGGCGCTGGCGGGCGTGCTGTCGGCCATCTTCCTGCTGGTCACGCGCTCGCCGCGGCCGGCCTCGCACCAATGGAAGCCGCTGGGCATGGCAGTGCTGGGCAATGTGGTCGGCTATCCGCTGCTGCTGGGCTACGCGCTGCGCGTGGTCACGGCCAGCCATGCGGCGGTGGTGACGGCGCTGCTGCCGCTGGTCACGGCTGCTGTCGCGGCCTGGGTGCTGCACCAGCGCGCACGGCTGGGCTTCTGGCTCTGCGCCATTGCGGGCAGCCTGCTGGTCGTGGTGTTCTCGGTGCTGCGTGCGAGCCAGAGCGGGCACGGTTTCGGCTTCGAGTGGGCCGACCTGCTGCTGGTCGGCGCGGTGGTCGCCGCGTCCGTCGGCTACATCTACGGCGCGCAGGTCACGCCGTCGCTGGGCGCCGAACGCGTGATCTGCTGGGTCTGCGTGATGGCGCTGCCCGTCACGCTGCCGGCCACGCTGGCGATGTGGCCGCAACAGCCGATCGCCCCCTCGGCCTGGGTCGGCTTCGTCTACGTCGGCATGTTCTCGATGTGGATCGGCTTCTTCGCCTGGTATCGCGGACTGGCGCTCGGCGGCGCGCTGCGCGTAAGCCAGACGCAACTGCTGCAACCTTTTCTCTCGATCCTCGCGTCGATCCCGCTGCTGGGCGAACCGCTCGACGTGGTCACGCTGGGCTTTGCCATCGCCGTGGTGGGCACGGTGCTCATCGGCAAGAAGCTGTCGCAGCCGCAGGCCGTGCCTGCATCGGCCGCCGCGCCGCGTGCCGGTGTTGTCGGGCAAGGGAGAAGCTGA
- a CDS encoding VOC family protein: MFSHITVGCTDLARAAAFYDALLTPLGLKRRAVTPDGGSEAACWVMPEQTLPRFYVYIPLDGEPASVGNGSMVAFGAPAPHAVDAAHEAALRHGGRDEGAPGPRPRYGQGYYGAYLRDPDGNKIHVVYRGDLRPD, from the coding sequence ATGTTCAGCCACATCACCGTCGGCTGCACCGACCTTGCCCGCGCCGCCGCCTTCTACGACGCGCTGCTCACCCCGCTCGGCCTGAAGCGCCGCGCCGTCACGCCCGACGGCGGCTCCGAGGCCGCCTGCTGGGTCATGCCGGAGCAGACGCTGCCGCGCTTTTATGTGTACATCCCGCTGGACGGCGAACCCGCCAGCGTCGGCAACGGCAGCATGGTCGCGTTCGGCGCGCCGGCGCCGCATGCCGTTGACGCCGCCCACGAGGCGGCCCTGCGCCACGGCGGACGCGACGAAGGCGCACCCGGCCCACGCCCACGCTACGGCCAGGGCTATTACGGCGCCTACCTGCGCGACCCGGACGGCAACAAAATCCATGTTGTGTACCGTGGCGACCTCCGGCCAGACTGA
- a CDS encoding PLP-dependent aminotransferase family protein codes for MNWKLAARAAKMNPSVLREILKVTERPGIISLAGGLPSPKTFPIQAFADACAEVLHNDGQAALQYAASEGYAPLRQAVADMLPWDVDASQVLITTGSQQGLDLVAKVLIDPGSKVLVETPTYLGALQAFGPMEPNPVGVASDDEGVIVEDLVAKAKDARFVYLLPNFQNPTGRTMTEERRAAVSAAAAAANLPIVEDNPYGELWFDEAPPLPLTARNPEGCIYLGSFSKVLAPGLRLGFLVAPKAIYPKLLQAKQAVDLHTPIFTQRMVSAVMKDNFLDRHVPTIRALYKRQRDAMIAALKREMAGLDVKFNAPKGGMFLWARLPEGIDTVTLLPKAVERNVAFVPGAPFYAGQGDPRTLRLSFVTASVEEIDVAIAALALTLREELALLGGKQLATAQT; via the coding sequence ATGAACTGGAAACTCGCCGCTCGCGCCGCCAAGATGAATCCCTCGGTGCTGCGTGAAATCCTCAAGGTCACCGAGCGCCCCGGCATCATCAGCCTGGCCGGCGGCCTGCCCTCGCCCAAGACCTTCCCGATCCAGGCCTTCGCCGATGCCTGCGCCGAAGTGCTGCACAACGACGGCCAGGCCGCCCTGCAATACGCCGCCAGCGAAGGCTATGCGCCGCTGCGCCAGGCCGTGGCCGACATGCTGCCGTGGGACGTCGACGCCTCGCAGGTGCTGATCACCACCGGTTCGCAGCAAGGCCTCGACCTCGTGGCCAAGGTGCTGATCGATCCGGGCAGCAAGGTGCTGGTCGAAACGCCCACCTACCTGGGCGCGCTGCAGGCCTTCGGCCCGATGGAGCCGAACCCCGTGGGCGTGGCGAGCGACGACGAAGGCGTGATCGTCGAAGACCTCGTGGCCAAGGCCAAGGACGCGCGCTTCGTCTACCTGCTGCCCAACTTCCAGAACCCCACCGGCCGCACCATGACCGAGGAGCGCCGCGCCGCCGTGTCGGCCGCCGCCGCAGCAGCCAACCTGCCGATCGTCGAAGACAACCCTTATGGTGAACTCTGGTTCGACGAAGCCCCGCCGCTGCCGCTGACCGCGCGCAACCCCGAAGGCTGCATCTACCTCGGTTCGTTCTCGAAGGTGCTGGCCCCCGGCCTGCGCCTGGGCTTCCTGGTGGCGCCGAAGGCCATCTACCCCAAGCTGCTGCAAGCCAAGCAGGCCGTCGACCTGCACACGCCGATCTTCACGCAGCGCATGGTGTCGGCCGTGATGAAGGACAACTTCCTCGACCGCCACGTGCCCACCATCCGCGCGCTCTACAAGCGCCAGCGCGACGCGATGATCGCCGCGCTCAAGCGCGAGATGGCCGGCCTGGACGTGAAGTTCAACGCACCCAAGGGCGGCATGTTCCTGTGGGCACGCCTGCCCGAGGGCATCGACACCGTGACGCTGCTGCCCAAGGCCGTCGAGCGCAACGTGGCCTTCGTGCCCGGCGCGCCGTTCTACGCCGGCCAGGGCGATCCGCGCACGCTGCGCCTGTCCTTCGTGACGGCCAGCGTCGAAGAGATCGACGTGGCCATCGCCGCGCTGGCGCTGACGCTGCGCGAAGAACTCGCGCTGCTGGGCGGCAAGCAACTCGCAACCGCGCAGACCTGA
- a CDS encoding PhzF family phenazine biosynthesis protein produces the protein MNVLKIAAFSDGETGGNPAGVVIGDALPPLAQMQGIAAEVGFSETAFAARTDNGWRVRYFSPQSEVPFCGHATIALGAALALQHGDGVFALTLNHAQITVEGRRDGNVIAAALQSPPTRSAAASPDFVSAALALFGLAPEELDARVPPAIVHAGADHLLLALKRRATLSAMHYELEAGRALMNSAGLATIVLVYAESAQRFHTRNPFASGGVYEDPATGAATAALAGYLRDIDWPHGGAIDVVQGEDMGMLSRLHADVPPTPGSSIRVSSTARVMVA, from the coding sequence ATGAACGTTCTGAAGATCGCAGCCTTCTCGGATGGAGAGACGGGCGGCAACCCCGCCGGCGTCGTCATTGGCGATGCACTGCCGCCCTTGGCACAGATGCAAGGCATCGCGGCAGAGGTCGGCTTCTCGGAAACCGCATTCGCCGCCCGCACCGACAACGGCTGGCGCGTGCGCTACTTCTCGCCGCAATCCGAAGTGCCGTTCTGCGGCCACGCGACCATCGCCCTCGGTGCCGCGCTCGCGCTGCAGCACGGCGACGGCGTGTTCGCGCTGACGCTCAACCATGCGCAGATCACGGTCGAAGGCCGGCGCGATGGCAACGTGATCGCGGCCGCGCTGCAGTCGCCACCCACGCGCAGCGCGGCGGCATCGCCCGATTTCGTGTCGGCCGCGCTGGCCCTGTTCGGCCTGGCGCCTGAAGAACTCGATGCGCGCGTGCCGCCGGCCATCGTGCACGCGGGCGCGGACCATCTGCTGCTGGCACTGAAGCGCCGCGCCACGCTGTCCGCCATGCACTACGAGCTGGAAGCAGGCCGTGCATTGATGAACAGCGCGGGTCTTGCGACCATCGTGCTGGTCTACGCAGAAAGCGCGCAGCGCTTCCATACGCGCAACCCCTTCGCTTCCGGCGGCGTCTACGAAGACCCCGCCACCGGCGCCGCGACAGCCGCGCTCGCCGGCTACCTGCGCGACATCGACTGGCCCCACGGCGGCGCCATCGACGTGGTACAGGGCGAAGACATGGGCATGCTGTCGCGCCTGCATGCCGACGTTCCCCCCACGCCGGGCAGCTCGATCCGCGTGTCCAGCACGGCGCGCGTCATGGTGGCCTGA
- a CDS encoding LysE family translocator, translating to MIGLATLSLFLLAVLALFLSPGPNMAFVMSHGVAHGPRGGFAAAIGITAADLVHTLFAATGVTALIAAWPPSFDLLRYAGALYLVWLAVQALRSGNALRVGAQAQSAGFGRIVRMALLNNLVNPKALLFFMVFLPQFVDPSRGSVPLQLVQLGVVLSMAALAFNTLLGACSGQVGRWLERRPGAAKLQSRLLAVVMLGLAVRLLFLDRPTPR from the coding sequence ATGATCGGACTCGCAACCCTGTCGCTTTTCCTGCTCGCGGTGCTGGCGCTGTTTCTCTCGCCCGGCCCGAACATGGCCTTCGTGATGTCGCATGGCGTGGCCCACGGCCCGCGCGGCGGCTTCGCGGCGGCCATCGGCATCACGGCCGCCGACCTGGTGCACACGCTGTTCGCCGCCACGGGCGTGACCGCGCTGATCGCCGCATGGCCGCCCTCGTTCGACCTGCTGCGCTATGCGGGTGCGCTGTACCTGGTCTGGCTCGCGGTGCAGGCGCTGCGAAGCGGCAACGCGCTTCGCGTGGGCGCGCAGGCACAGTCCGCCGGCTTCGGCCGCATCGTGCGCATGGCATTGCTGAACAACCTCGTCAATCCGAAGGCGCTGCTGTTCTTCATGGTCTTCCTGCCGCAGTTCGTCGATCCGTCGCGCGGCAGCGTGCCGCTGCAACTGGTGCAGCTTGGCGTGGTGCTGTCGATGGCCGCGTTGGCGTTCAACACGCTGCTCGGTGCCTGCAGCGGCCAGGTCGGCCGCTGGCTGGAACGCCGTCCGGGTGCCGCGAAGCTCCAGAGCCGCCTGCTCGCGGTCGTGATGCTGGGGCTGGCCGTGCGCCTGCTGTTCCTCGACCGACCCACGCCCCGCTGA
- a CDS encoding PLP-dependent aminotransferase family protein, which produces MLTRTSTQSLTGQLADRLAERIRTRLLPPGARLPSVRECARQQGVSPYTVVAAYDQLLAQGLVEARRQRGFYVRDSAPVQDQRAPANAAPLAKPMMASRVPADASSLIRSMFHRPSDKPQPGMGLFPPDWMTSTFMPTAVRRMTSTAALQELSLQYGEPAGDMGLRRSLSQKLVGINVPASPDQIITTIGATHALDVVSRTLLRAGDPVMVEEPGWALEFARLEALGMRILPVPRRADGPDLEVMAQYCKLHSPKLFVSVSVLHNPTGYSLTPGSAHRVLKLANEYDFHIVEDDTYSHLAPEHATRLSALDGLQRTIYVSGFAKILAPNWRIGFLAAPPALKERMLETKLLATLTSPTLFERALSWCIDQGQLRRHSERVRIRLDGARARTVKLAMSHGCTFASEPAGLFGWVDTGVDTDAMTQRMLDEGYLLAPGSLFHARRPPSTMMRINFATSQDATFWKVFSKVRSEL; this is translated from the coding sequence ATGCTGACACGCACCTCCACACAGTCGCTCACGGGGCAGTTGGCCGACCGGCTGGCCGAGCGCATCCGCACCCGCCTGCTGCCGCCCGGCGCCCGCCTGCCGTCGGTGCGCGAATGCGCGCGGCAGCAGGGCGTGAGCCCGTACACCGTGGTCGCGGCCTATGACCAGTTGCTGGCGCAGGGGCTGGTCGAGGCCCGCCGGCAGCGCGGCTTCTATGTGCGGGACTCGGCCCCCGTCCAGGACCAGCGCGCGCCGGCGAATGCCGCGCCCCTGGCCAAGCCGATGATGGCCTCGCGCGTGCCGGCCGACGCAAGCTCGCTGATCCGCAGCATGTTCCACCGACCGAGCGACAAGCCGCAGCCGGGCATGGGCCTGTTTCCGCCGGACTGGATGACGTCGACCTTCATGCCCACGGCCGTGCGGCGCATGACCAGTACAGCCGCGCTGCAGGAGCTGTCGCTGCAGTACGGCGAACCGGCCGGCGACATGGGCCTGCGCCGCAGCCTGTCGCAGAAGCTGGTGGGCATCAACGTGCCGGCCTCGCCCGACCAGATCATCACCACCATCGGCGCCACGCATGCGCTGGACGTCGTGAGCCGCACGCTGCTGCGGGCCGGCGATCCGGTGATGGTCGAGGAGCCGGGCTGGGCGCTCGAATTTGCGCGGCTCGAAGCGCTGGGCATGCGCATCCTGCCGGTGCCGCGCCGCGCCGACGGGCCCGACCTGGAGGTGATGGCGCAGTACTGCAAGCTGCACAGCCCCAAGCTGTTCGTGAGCGTGAGCGTGCTGCACAACCCGACCGGCTACAGCCTGACGCCGGGCAGCGCGCACCGCGTGCTGAAGCTGGCCAACGAATACGACTTTCACATCGTCGAGGACGACACCTACAGCCACCTCGCGCCCGAGCACGCCACGCGGCTGAGCGCGCTCGACGGGCTGCAGCGCACCATCTACGTCAGCGGCTTTGCGAAGATCCTGGCGCCCAACTGGCGGATCGGTTTTCTGGCGGCGCCGCCCGCGCTGAAGGAGCGGATGCTGGAAACCAAGCTGCTGGCCACGCTGACCTCGCCCACGCTGTTCGAGCGGGCGCTGTCGTGGTGCATCGACCAGGGGCAATTGCGCAGGCATTCGGAGCGGGTGCGCATCCGACTCGACGGCGCGCGGGCGCGCACGGTGAAGCTGGCGATGTCGCACGGCTGCACCTTCGCGTCGGAGCCGGCCGGGCTGTTCGGCTGGGTCGATACGGGTGTCGATACGGACGCGATGACTCAGCGCATGCTCGACGAGGGCTACCTGCTGGCGCCGGGCTCGCTGTTCCATGCGCGGCGCCCGCCCAGCACCATGATGCGGATCAACTTCGCGACATCGCAGGACGCCACTTTCTGGAAAGTTTTCAGCAAGGTCCGCAGCGAGCTTTGA
- a CDS encoding PhaM family polyhydroxyalkanoate granule multifunctional regulatory protein yields the protein MSNASPPFAFSQFVPGFDFLKNLAGGAAAGAGAGAVPGIPSLASWVAPTLSVEEVDKRIQELKTVQYWLEQNGHALKATIQALEVQKMTLSTLRGMNVRMEDIASAFTKQAAAMAPAPAAAAATPEPEPAEVEDDAEPEEAPSPKKPRSKPASAKAGAAADGVVDPMQWWGSLTEQFQQIASSALQDAAQLKVPAMAQPLADVVGKVMGKPAAAARKPAAAAKKTAAPAAKKKTSTAARKRTASRR from the coding sequence ATGAGCAACGCCAGCCCACCCTTTGCCTTCAGTCAATTCGTCCCCGGATTCGACTTCTTGAAGAACCTCGCCGGGGGCGCCGCTGCGGGTGCCGGCGCCGGCGCGGTGCCCGGGATTCCAAGCCTCGCGAGCTGGGTTGCGCCCACGCTGAGCGTGGAAGAGGTCGACAAGCGCATCCAGGAACTCAAGACCGTCCAGTACTGGCTCGAACAGAACGGCCATGCGCTCAAGGCCACGATCCAGGCGCTCGAAGTGCAGAAGATGACGCTGTCGACGCTGCGCGGCATGAACGTGCGGATGGAAGACATCGCCAGCGCGTTCACCAAGCAGGCGGCTGCAATGGCGCCGGCACCTGCGGCTGCTGCGGCAACACCTGAGCCTGAACCGGCCGAAGTCGAGGACGACGCCGAGCCTGAAGAAGCACCGTCGCCGAAGAAGCCGCGCAGCAAGCCGGCCTCGGCCAAGGCTGGCGCCGCCGCCGATGGCGTGGTCGATCCGATGCAGTGGTGGGGCTCGCTCACCGAACAGTTCCAGCAGATCGCCAGCTCGGCGCTGCAAGATGCGGCCCAGCTCAAGGTGCCAGCCATGGCCCAGCCGCTGGCCGATGTGGTCGGCAAGGTGATGGGCAAGCCGGCAGCGGCCGCCCGCAAGCCTGCCGCTGCCGCGAAGAAGACGGCGGCACCCGCCGCCAAAAAAAAGACGTCGACCGCCGCGCGCAAGCGAACCGCCAGCCGGCGCTGA
- a CDS encoding FIST C-terminal domain-containing protein: MKLFPSGHATHPQWRMAAGLVLAQLRAQMALPDYASSPTLGLLYITDHYASEAQEILDHLSAELPEVTDWSGTVGIGVSANNAEYFDEPGMSLMLCALPSDQYRVFSGVAPLGNSEMSGFEAHTALVHADPATPDLSELIAEMAGRTDTGYLFGGLSSGRGSALQFAVGGNGNIRGHGAAGGVFSGGLSGVVFGEDVRLVSRVTQGCQPLRSGAVREREITEADGNLLLKLDGEPALDVLLADLQVSLDRPQEAIDAVRSTLVGLADAGSDGIRRTGDLGADVLVRHIIGLDPTRRGIAIADNAEAGMRLTFCRRNAQAARADLMRICAEIREELEPEEQTLATARAVAAGEAEAAPHPARRIAGAVYVSCSGRGGPHFGAPGAELQIVRHALGDVPLVGFFAAGEIARHHLYGYTGVLTVFTSND, translated from the coding sequence ATGAAGTTGTTTCCCTCTGGTCATGCCACCCATCCGCAATGGCGCATGGCGGCCGGCCTTGTGCTGGCCCAGTTGCGCGCACAGATGGCATTGCCTGACTACGCGTCCTCGCCGACGCTCGGGCTGCTCTACATCACCGACCACTATGCGAGCGAGGCGCAGGAAATCCTCGACCACCTGAGCGCCGAGCTGCCCGAAGTGACCGACTGGTCGGGCACGGTCGGCATCGGCGTGTCGGCCAACAACGCCGAGTACTTCGACGAGCCCGGCATGAGCCTGATGCTCTGCGCCTTGCCGAGCGACCAGTACCGCGTGTTCTCGGGCGTGGCGCCGCTGGGCAACTCAGAAATGAGCGGCTTCGAGGCGCACACCGCGCTCGTGCATGCCGACCCGGCCACGCCTGACCTGTCGGAACTGATCGCCGAGATGGCGGGCCGCACCGACACCGGCTACCTGTTCGGCGGACTCTCGTCGGGCCGAGGCAGCGCGCTGCAGTTCGCGGTCGGCGGCAACGGCAATATCCGCGGCCATGGCGCGGCGGGTGGTGTTTTTTCGGGCGGCCTCTCGGGCGTGGTGTTCGGCGAGGACGTGCGGCTGGTGTCGCGCGTCACGCAGGGCTGCCAGCCGCTGCGCTCAGGCGCCGTGCGCGAGCGCGAGATCACCGAGGCCGACGGCAACCTGCTGCTCAAGCTCGATGGCGAGCCTGCGCTCGACGTGCTGCTGGCCGATCTGCAGGTGTCACTCGACCGTCCACAGGAAGCCATCGACGCGGTGCGCAGCACGCTGGTCGGCCTGGCCGACGCGGGCAGCGACGGCATCCGCCGTACGGGCGACCTGGGCGCCGACGTGCTGGTGCGCCACATCATCGGCCTTGACCCGACGCGGCGCGGCATCGCGATTGCCGACAACGCCGAAGCGGGTATGCGCCTGACCTTCTGCCGCCGCAATGCGCAGGCCGCGCGCGCCGACCTGATGCGCATCTGCGCGGAAATCCGCGAGGAGCTGGAACCGGAAGAGCAGACGCTGGCCACCGCACGCGCCGTCGCGGCGGGCGAGGCGGAGGCCGCACCGCATCCGGCGCGGCGCATTGCGGGGGCGGTGTACGTGAGCTGCTCCGGGCGCGGCGGCCCGCATTTCGGCGCGCCGGGTGCCGAACTGCAGATCGTGCGCCACGCGCTGGGCGACGTGCCGTTGGTCGGCTTCTTCGCTGCAGGCGAGATCGCCCGGCACCATCTGTATGGGTACACGGGCGTGCTGACGGTGTTCACCAGCAACGACTGA